The genomic segment AGCGGGCGCCGATCGCCGCGAGCGCGATCACCGGCAGGAACTCGATCGTCGCGACCGTGCCGAGCGGCAGCCGGTCGATCGCCAGGTAGAAGCACGTGTTCATCAGGCCGAGGCAGATCCCGAGCGCGACCAGCAGGCGCCGGCCGGCACGGTTGATCTGCCCAAGTAGTCGCCACGGCCGGCGCCAGACGGCGAACAGGACGGCGGCCGAGGCGATCCGCAGCCAGGCGACCCCGAGGACGTCGACGCGGGCGAAGAGCAGCACCGCGAAGGCCGGGCCGAGTGCGTGAAAGACCGCGCTGACGATGAAGTAGAGGTGCGCGGGGACGCCCTCGCGAACGAAGCGTGCCGCGTCGTATCGCAGCGTTCCAGCCGGGCCGGGAGAGTTGCTCGCTGTGCTCATCGCTCTCAAATGGACGCCGAGAAGGCGATTGAAAGAGCGATTCGCAGGTAGTTTGGACGCTATGGCTTCCCTAGCTTCGAGCCCCAACGGTTCGGCCTTCGAATCGTTGCTCGATGACGTCAACAGGCGGATCCTTGGCGAACTCGAGCGCGACGCCCGGATCAGCCTCGCCGAGCTCGGCAGGCGTGTCGGCCTGTCCTCCCCGGCGGTCGGTGAGCGCGTCGCCCGGCTCGAGCAGAGCGGGGCGATCCGCGGCTACCACGCCGATGTCGACCCGCGGGCGCTCGGGCTCACGCTCGGCGTCGTCATTCGCTCGCGCCCGGCGCCGGGCCAGCTCGAAACGGTCGCCGCCGCCGCCCGCGAGACCCCCGAGATCGTCTCCTGTGACCGTGTCACCGGAGACGACTGCTACGTGATGAAGGCCTTCGTCCGCGACGTCGAGCACCTCGAGGCCGTGATCGACCGATTCGCGGCGCTCGGTCAGACGACCTCGGCGATCATGCAGTCCTCGCCGGTCCCCACCCGGGGACTGCTCTCCGACGACGCCGGCTGATACCCGATGGAGATCCGCGAGGCGAGCGGCGCCGACTGGGACGCGATCTTTCCGATATTCGAGCGGATCGTGGCCGACGGGCGCACGTACGCCTATCCCGAGGGCCTCGGACCGGATGCTGCGCGCAAGCTCTGGATGAAGCAGCCGCCCGGCCGGGCGGTCGTCGCGATCGACGGCGACCGCGTCCTCGGCACCGCGCAGATGGGGCCGAACCGGCCGGGTCGCGGCTCGCACGTCGCGACCGCGAGCTTCATGGTCGACCCCGATGCGCGCTCGCGCGGCGTCGGGCGGGCGCTCGGCGAGGAGATGATCGAGTGGGCCCGGCGCGAGGGCTACCGCGGGGTCCAGTTCAACGCCGTCGTCGAGACGAACGCCGCCGCCGTCGCGCTGTGGCGTTCGCTCGGCTTCGTGATCGTCGGGACGGTGCCCGAGGCCTTCGACGACCGCGAGCTCGGGCTCGTCGGCCTCCACGTCATGTATCTGGCGCTTTGACCGCTCCGTCGCGAACCCGTCGGAACGCAGCGGAGAGCGGCTGAGATGTTCCCGCGGATCAGGCTCGGGGGCGAGGCGCGCGAGCGTGGGCGCACCTATGGCTCTGCGGCGCGCGAGCTCATCGCGCTCTCACTGGCCGGATACGAGCGGGCGTTCGCGCACTTCGCGGGCTGGGACTGGGAGCGGGTGCGCAGCAAGGCGGCGCTGTTCGCCGATCCGATCAGCGACTACGAGCCGCGCTACCTCGAGGAGATCGAGGGGATCGCCGAAGGGGCGGGTGTCGAGACCCGCGACATCCTGGCGCTCAACGTCCGCACCGAGATCATGTTCGCCGCGACCGCGCGCGACGCCGACGCGCGGATGCGGCTGCCCGCCGAGTGCAGCGCGATCAGCATCGTTCCAACCCGCTCGTCGGACGGCACCGCGCTCGCGGCGCAGAACTGGGACTGGCTGCCCCACGCAGCCCAGACGCTCGTGATCCTCGAGGTCTCCCAGCCCGAACGGCCGAACTACGCGACCGTCGTCGAGGCGGGCCTGCTCGCCAAGTTCGGCCTCAACGCATCGGGCCTCGCGGTGACGACCAACGCGCTCGTCAGCTCGGATGATCTCGGCCGGCCCGGGGTGCCGTATCACGTCCTCCTGCGTGCGCTTCACGACGCCTCGACGCCGGCCGACGGTCTTCGGGCCCTGCTGCGCGCGCACCGCTCCTCATCGGCCAACTACATCCTCACCTCGGCCGACGGTCTCGCGATCGACGTCGAGGCCGCGCCCGGCGACTTCTCGCGGGCGTTCACGATCGATCCCGCCGACGGCGTCTTGGTCCACACGAACCACTTCGTCTCCCCCCGCTTCGACGGGCGCGACGTCTCGGTGCTGGCGATGCCCGACAGCCCGTTCCGGCTTCAGCGACTCCGCGCGCGGCTTGCCGCGGCGAAGGGTGAACCGCTCGGCCGCGACTTCCTCGCTCAGGCGCTCGGCGACCACGCCGGTTTCCCGTTCGGCGTCTGCTGCCATCCCGATGAGCGCGTACCGGAGCCGGAGCGATCGCTGACGCTGGCGTCGGCGATCATCGACCCTACGGCCGGCACGATCGCGCTGACGGCGGGCAACCCGTGCGAGCACGAACGCGAGACGCTCGACTTCTCCGACCTGTTGGGCGCTGCGACCATCGCGGGCTGATCGCCGCGAGTCGCATGGGTTAGCGTCAGCGCGCGCGTGCCGTCGAGGCCCTGACCCGGAGCTCGTGCGGGGTCGTGATGCGACCCCGCGGCTGCTGGCCACCGACCCGAGCGATCAGCATCTCCGCCGCGAGCCGGCCCTGGAGCTCGGGCCGGACGTCGATCGCCGTCAGCGCGGGAACAGCCGACTGGGCTTCGAGCCCGTCGACAGCGGAGGCGACCATCACATCGCTCGGAGTCCGTAGTCCGCGTTCGTTGATGGCGCGCATCACACCCGACGGGAAGCCCTGGGCGCTGGCGATGATGGCGTCCGGCGGATCGGCGGCATCGAGGAGCGAGCAGGCCGCCTCGTAGCCGCTCTCGACGAGGGCATCGAGGCGTGCGCGGCCGATCCTCGGCTCGCGGCCGCCGCGCTCGCACCACGCGCGGTAGGCGGTCCTGTTCTCGACGTCCCATCCGATATCCGCTTCGAAGCTGACAAGCGCGATCGACCTCGCCCCCTGCGCGGCGAGGTGATCAAGCAGCTCGGTGAAGCTGCGAGCGTTGTCGGCCGCGACCGTCCACGGATAGTCCGGGCGGTCCGGTGGTCGCTCGATGGTCACGACGGGCAACCCGGCGGACTCGAACGACGCCACCTGGAAGTCGCCGGCGAACGGGTCGCAGATGATCGCCCCGTCGACCCCCAGCTGATCGACCTCGCGCGGATCGTCGAGCCGCGGCACGAGCAGCAACGCGTGATCGGCGGCGAACGCCGCCTGCGCGGCGGAGAAGGCCTGTCGCATGAAGACGTCGAGCCCGAGCATCTGCGCCTGCGCCGGAGCACTCTCGAACGGGGCCACGAGGAACGCCAGCGAGCCGGTGCGCTGCGTGCGCAGCGCACGCCCGATGCGAGACGGCCGATACCCGAGCTCGCTCGCCACCTCGAAGACCCGCGCTCGCGTCGCCGGGTCGACGCGCCCCTTGGCGTTCAGCGCGTGAGAGACGGTCGCCGTCGAGACGCCCGCGGCGGCGGCGACGTCGCGGATCGTCGGACGCCGTCCCCCCTTACCAGCTTCGGCAGTACCCGACCGTTCTGTGTCCATACGAGGTGGCGAACGTAGCAGGGGGCACGAACGCCATGCGGTGCCTGTGCCGGGCGTAGTCTCGGCTTCGATGCTGATCAGTCAGCCCGACCTGGCCGCGATCCGCGAGGGGCGGATCGATGCCGTCTTTCGCCGCTGGGATCGACCGCGGGTCCTGGCCGGCACGAAGCTGCGGACGCGCATCGGGCTGATCGAGGTGCTCGAGGTCACCGAGCTCGCCGACTCGGACGTGACCGAGGAAGACGCCAGGCGCGCGGGGGTCCGCTCGCGTGAGGCGCTGCTGGCTCGCCAGCCGCGGAAGGCCGCGAAGCCACTGTTTCGCGTCGAGGTCCGATACGCCGGCGCGGACCCGCGCGTCGCGCTTCGCGAGTTGGCCGAGATCTCGGCCGAGGATCGTGCCGAGATCGACGCTCGCCTCACCCACTTCGACGCGGTCTCGCCCCACGGTCCATGGACCCGGCGCGTACTCGAGCTGATCGCGGAGCGCCCCGAGACCGAGTCGATCGAGCTCGCCGGCGCGCTCGGTCGCGAGCAGCTGTCGTTCAAGCGCGACGTCCGCAAGCTGAAGGAACTAGGCCTGACCGAGTCGCTGAAGCCGGGCTACCGGCTGAGCCCACGCGGCCGGGCGTACCTGGACGGCGCCGGCGCGGGCGACTCGCCGAGCTAGCCGAGCGCCTTCTTGGCGGCTCGCGACAGCGCCGCGGCGCCGTTGCTCGCCTTGCGTGTCGCGACGCCGACGAAGCGGACCTTGCCTCCGGCGACGCCGTAGACGAAGCGGTTGCCGTTGCCGAGCTGGCGGCGATAGAGGCCGTTGCCGAGCGCGACGCTGCGCGAGGTGACACGCCCGGCGCGGTCGCCGGGCCGAACGCCGCCGGCCGAGTAGCCGCGGGCCGTGCTCGCGACCATCTGGACGTTCGCGTTCTTGAACGCCGCGCCGAGGATGCCGCCCGAGCCCTTGACCCGCCAGCGCCAGCCCTGGGTGCGGACCTCGGGCTGACCGGTGGCGTTGAGGACGGCGTTCGGCTTCGCGCGGAGCTTGATCGTGCGTGAGCCGTTCGAGCCGATCCGGCCCCGCTTCGGCTTCTTGCCCGGACCGGGCACACCGACCGCGCGCTCCCACATCGCGAGGTAGGACTCAGCCCCGCCCTTGAGGTCGCGGATGACGCGGTCGCCGGCACTCAGGCGCACGCCCTCGTACCAGTCCGGCCACTGGCCGAAGTGGGCGATGCCGTCGGTGTTCAGGTCGAAGGACTTCGTGCCGCTGACCTGGCGGTCGAGCATCACGCCGCGGTCGATCGGCGAGCGGAACGGATAGGAGATCTCGGCCTCGGTGCCGGCGGTCGGGTTGCGCGGGCCGCCGAACCCGTTCATGTCGTCGCCGAAGCCGAACCCGAACCCGTAGCGCTTCGACCCCTCGCCTTCGCGGTAGAGCTTTCGCTGGCTCTTCCACTCGTCCTCGAAGTCGTAGGCGTGGTCTGCCATCGGCGTCACAACGCCGCCCATCTCCATGATCCGGCGATACGAGGTCGGCTCGGACCAGCTGTGGCTCGAGACGATGCCCGAGTAGCCCAGCTTCTTGACGATCCCGAGGGCTTTGCGCCGCGACTTCACGCTGAGGTGGTCGGGGTCGAAGATCATTCCTCGGTCGGCCATCTGGCGGACCAGGAACTCGCCCAGCTCCGTGAGCCCCTGCTTGTTGCAGTGAGGCGCCGGCGGATAGGCGGGCGGCTGGAGCGGCCCGCCCGGCAGCATGCC from the Thermoleophilia bacterium SCSIO 60948 genome contains:
- a CDS encoding peptidase C45; amino-acid sequence: MFPRIRLGGEARERGRTYGSAARELIALSLAGYERAFAHFAGWDWERVRSKAALFADPISDYEPRYLEEIEGIAEGAGVETRDILALNVRTEIMFAATARDADARMRLPAECSAISIVPTRSSDGTALAAQNWDWLPHAAQTLVILEVSQPERPNYATVVEAGLLAKFGLNASGLAVTTNALVSSDDLGRPGVPYHVLLRALHDASTPADGLRALLRAHRSSSANYILTSADGLAIDVEAAPGDFSRAFTIDPADGVLVHTNHFVSPRFDGRDVSVLAMPDSPFRLQRLRARLAAAKGEPLGRDFLAQALGDHAGFPFGVCCHPDERVPEPERSLTLASAIIDPTAGTIALTAGNPCEHERETLDFSDLLGAATIAG
- a CDS encoding Lrp/AsnC family transcriptional regulator → MASLASSPNGSAFESLLDDVNRRILGELERDARISLAELGRRVGLSSPAVGERVARLEQSGAIRGYHADVDPRALGLTLGVVIRSRPAPGQLETVAAAARETPEIVSCDRVTGDDCYVMKAFVRDVEHLEAVIDRFAALGQTTSAIMQSSPVPTRGLLSDDAG
- a CDS encoding GNAT family N-acetyltransferase — translated: MEIREASGADWDAIFPIFERIVADGRTYAYPEGLGPDAARKLWMKQPPGRAVVAIDGDRVLGTAQMGPNRPGRGSHVATASFMVDPDARSRGVGRALGEEMIEWARREGYRGVQFNAVVETNAAAVALWRSLGFVIVGTVPEAFDDRELGLVGLHVMYLAL
- a CDS encoding LacI family DNA-binding transcriptional regulator translates to MDTERSGTAEAGKGGRRPTIRDVAAAAGVSTATVSHALNAKGRVDPATRARVFEVASELGYRPSRIGRALRTQRTGSLAFLVAPFESAPAQAQMLGLDVFMRQAFSAAQAAFAADHALLLVPRLDDPREVDQLGVDGAIICDPFAGDFQVASFESAGLPVVTIERPPDRPDYPWTVAADNARSFTELLDHLAAQGARSIALVSFEADIGWDVENRTAYRAWCERGGREPRIGRARLDALVESGYEAACSLLDAADPPDAIIASAQGFPSGVMRAINERGLRTPSDVMVASAVDGLEAQSAVPALTAIDVRPELQGRLAAEMLIARVGGQQPRGRITTPHELRVRASTARAR